GCGTGATCATGCCCAGCCAGCTGATACCGGTCAGAGCCAGAGCGTAGAGACTGCCGGAAAACAGAACAATCCCTGCCAGAAAACTGTTGGCGCTCCAGCGCAGCCATTTTGAGGAATCCGCCCGTTTGGAGTCCGAAAGCTGTAAAACCAGAACTGCAATCAGAATCACTGCAAGACTGTGATACATCTGATATTCAGTGCCTGTGACCCAGACATTAAACAATCGTTCTGGTAGCCGTTCTTTCAAACCATGAGCGCCAAAGGCACCCAAGCTGACGGCGATGAAACCGCTGATTGCACCGAATAGAAGATAGAGCTTTGCCATAGTGTTACTGATTTAGTGTCAATGCATTTTGTTATTGTCATCTGCCCACTTCGTATCAGGATGTGGGCGGATTTAGAGATCAGATGTTGAACGATTGCAGTGATTTGCCCGACGATGGCAGATCAATCACCGTATCTGCTGCCAGTAGCAGCCCTTCCTGAAAATAGCGGTTACTGGTTTCATGCTCGCCCAGATGAGCCAGCAGTCTGCCCAGCTCGTTGTAGGTATCCGCACGTTTGCGGAATCTCAGGCTGGCTTCGAAATACTCCCGGGCTTTACCCCACAGCTCGTTACGAAGTGCCAGCCGACCGGCACTTAGCAGCAGGTCAGGGTCGTTGGGTCGTTCTTTCAGCAATGACTCGGTAAACAACAACTGTCGTTTCAAATCATTACTGCGAATTTTGCCGTACAGAAGAATCAATTCTTCGCTGTAGCATTTAGGCAGGTTTTCCCGCAAAACCGGTGCGGCTTTCTCTTCCAGTCCCAACTGTACCAGGCTGCTGGTATAGCGATACAAAATCACAGGGTCTCTGCGTTGAGATGCACTCAGATCATTCCAGATTCGTTGCAGAGGTTTGGCCCGCTCATCGTCTGATGTGATACCACGGCTGTTATTGGCTGCCTGTTCAAACAGAGCCTCGAAGGACTGCAGCTCCAGCCTGCGATATTCCTCGTCATCAACCACCTTTAACCGTTTCAGTTTTGGCAACAGTTCTGCCAGTGACTGCCAGTCATTTAAACGGCAGTAGACTTGTTTAAGCAGCTTCAGCACAAAAGCGTGGCGAGGCTCTTTTTTGTGCAATCGTTTAATGGTGGCCAGAGCCTGTTCCAGCTGTCCGGCTGACAGTTGAATCTGGGTCTGGGTA
Above is a window of Endozoicomonas montiporae CL-33 DNA encoding:
- a CDS encoding DUF423 domain-containing protein — protein: MAKLYLLFGAISGFIAVSLGAFGAHGLKERLPERLFNVWVTGTEYQMYHSLAVILIAVLVLQLSDSKRADSSKWLRWSANSFLAGIVLFSGSLYALALTGISWLGMITPLGGVAFLLGWLALALFAIFK
- a CDS encoding heme biosynthesis HemY N-terminal domain-containing protein, translating into MKTFALFLLLLFGCLLLANIMVNDTGYVLIAYENMTFESTLWGLCLIIALLAGAFWVVSGLLRVLFGATSFIYPFTADARQRHARKLSIRGFAEFTHGHWKKAEKLLVQAAEAGETPLLTYLAAARAAHEAGNHDACSDYLRRADHKAPGADLAIGITQTQIQLSAGQLEQALATIKRLHKKEPRHAFVLKLLKQVYCRLNDWQSLAELLPKLKRLKVVDDEEYRRLELQSFEALFEQAANNSRGITSDDERAKPLQRIWNDLSASQRRDPVILYRYTSSLVQLGLEEKAAPVLRENLPKCYSEELILLYGKIRSNDLKRQLLFTESLLKERPNDPDLLLSAGRLALRNELWGKAREYFEASLRFRKRADTYNELGRLLAHLGEHETSNRYFQEGLLLAADTVIDLPSSGKSLQSFNI